The following are encoded in a window of Sminthopsis crassicaudata isolate SCR6 chromosome 3, ASM4859323v1, whole genome shotgun sequence genomic DNA:
- the PIMREG gene encoding protein PIMREG isoform X5 yields the protein MGCALGAERQTNGSRGFLPQGSNRPMGRARARSRGRSTGPMGGGPGPRGQFEPGGPRNRTSGRGASTRQQAPVKGPPLTDLPFLPREVQAAAGMTSVWPGVARGRRSHRMLTEEKGSPSPGRRKPRSGSLRSRLSRRLPLGVLDVNFGDGPSWEPLESPERVRVAAGSARRALGSVAQKIQKSCQGSGLRRDPGRAPAGSPHPSSRRRSARRPLATPPCQGSGLRRLSTWITKDPLRPLRRRSQRAAALLSPYSSPAPLCPTRGGCQEEEEEEEMESVAAGIEQLKQLSEAFDEAIAADESDLTVALVQP from the exons ATGGGCTGCGCGCTGGGGGCGGAGCGTCAGACCAATGGCAGCAGAGGATTCCTCCCGCAGGGTTCCAATAGACCAATGGGGAGGGCAAGAGCGAGGTCCCGGGGGCGGAGCACTGGACCAATGGGCGGTGGTCCTGGGCCCCGCGGCCAGTTTGAACCTGGTGGGCCACGGAATAGGACTTCGGGCCGGGGGGCGAGCACGAGGCAG CAGGCTCCCGTTAAGGGCCCCCCCCTCACGGACCTGCCCTTCCTGCCCAGGGAGGTCCAGGCCGCGGCAGGGATGACGTCGGTGTGGCCGGGGGTGGCCCGAGGCCGCAGGAGCCACCGGATGCTGACCGAGGAGAAGGGGAGCCCGAGCCCGGGCCGGAGGAAGCCACGGTCCGGCTCGCTGCGCTCCCGCCTGAGCCGGCGCCTGCCCCTGGGAGTCCTCGACGTCAACTTTGGGGACGGGCCCTCCTGGGAGCCGCTGGAGAGCCCGGAGCGCGTGCGGGTGGCCGCGGGCTCTGCCCGCAGGGCCCTGGGATCCGTGGCTCAG AAAATCCAGAAGTCCTGCCAGGGAAGCGGGCTGCGGAGAGACCCGGGCCGCGCCCCCGCCGGGAGCCCGCACCCATCCAGCAGGAGGAGGAGTGCCCGGCGCCCCCTCGCCACCCCGCCCTGCCAGGGCTCGGGGCTGAGAAGGCTCTCCACGTGGATCACCAAGGACCCCCTCCGTCCTCTGCGCAGGCGCTCCCAGCGGGCAGCTGCCCTCCTCAGCCCCTATTCTTCCCCGGCTCCTCTCTGCCCCACCAG GGGCGGATgccaggaggaggaagaggaggaggagatggagtcTGTGGCCGCGGGCATCGAGCAGCTGAAGCAGCTGTCTGAAGCCTTCGACGAGGCCATCGCCGCCGACGAGAG TGACTTGACTGTTGCTCTCGTTCAACCCTGA
- the PIMREG gene encoding protein PIMREG isoform X1, translating into MGCALGAERQTNGSRGFLPQGSNRPMGRARARSRGRSTGPMGGGPGPRGQFEPGGPRNRTSGRGASTRQQAPVKGPPLTDLPFLPREVQAAAGMTSVWPGVARGRRSHRMLTEEKGSPSPGRRKPRSGSLRSRLSRRLPLGVLDVNFGDGPSWEPLESPERVRVAAGSARRALGSVAQKIQKSCQGSGLRRDPGRAPAGSPHPSSRRRSARRPLATPPCQGSGLRRLSTWITKDPLRPLRRRSQRAAALLSPYSSPAPLCPTRGGCQEEEEEEEMESVAAGIEQLKQLSEAFDEAIAADERKQAVAHYRLLMAYNLRAVRQSERRPWASGRRRVRGLAGRVTPCGAE; encoded by the exons ATGGGCTGCGCGCTGGGGGCGGAGCGTCAGACCAATGGCAGCAGAGGATTCCTCCCGCAGGGTTCCAATAGACCAATGGGGAGGGCAAGAGCGAGGTCCCGGGGGCGGAGCACTGGACCAATGGGCGGTGGTCCTGGGCCCCGCGGCCAGTTTGAACCTGGTGGGCCACGGAATAGGACTTCGGGCCGGGGGGCGAGCACGAGGCAG CAGGCTCCCGTTAAGGGCCCCCCCCTCACGGACCTGCCCTTCCTGCCCAGGGAGGTCCAGGCCGCGGCAGGGATGACGTCGGTGTGGCCGGGGGTGGCCCGAGGCCGCAGGAGCCACCGGATGCTGACCGAGGAGAAGGGGAGCCCGAGCCCGGGCCGGAGGAAGCCACGGTCCGGCTCGCTGCGCTCCCGCCTGAGCCGGCGCCTGCCCCTGGGAGTCCTCGACGTCAACTTTGGGGACGGGCCCTCCTGGGAGCCGCTGGAGAGCCCGGAGCGCGTGCGGGTGGCCGCGGGCTCTGCCCGCAGGGCCCTGGGATCCGTGGCTCAG AAAATCCAGAAGTCCTGCCAGGGAAGCGGGCTGCGGAGAGACCCGGGCCGCGCCCCCGCCGGGAGCCCGCACCCATCCAGCAGGAGGAGGAGTGCCCGGCGCCCCCTCGCCACCCCGCCCTGCCAGGGCTCGGGGCTGAGAAGGCTCTCCACGTGGATCACCAAGGACCCCCTCCGTCCTCTGCGCAGGCGCTCCCAGCGGGCAGCTGCCCTCCTCAGCCCCTATTCTTCCCCGGCTCCTCTCTGCCCCACCAG GGGCGGATgccaggaggaggaagaggaggaggagatggagtcTGTGGCCGCGGGCATCGAGCAGCTGAAGCAGCTGTCTGAAGCCTTCGACGAGGCCATCGCCGCCGACGAGAG GAAGCAAGCAGTAGCTCATTACCGCCTGCTCATGGCCTACAACCTGAGGGCCGTGCGCCAGTCGGAGCGGCGCCCCTGGGCGTCTGGACGGAGGCGCGTCAGGGGACTGGCAGGCCGTGTGACCCCCTGCGGCGCGGAGTGA
- the PIMREG gene encoding protein PIMREG isoform X3, which yields MGCALGAERQTNGSRGFLPQGSNRPMGRARARSRGRSTGPMGGGPGPRGQFEPGGPRNRTSGRGASTRQVQAAAGMTSVWPGVARGRRSHRMLTEEKGSPSPGRRKPRSGSLRSRLSRRLPLGVLDVNFGDGPSWEPLESPERVRVAAGSARRALGSVAQKIQKSCQGSGLRRDPGRAPAGSPHPSSRRRSARRPLATPPCQGSGLRRLSTWITKDPLRPLRRRSQRAAALLSPYSSPAPLCPTRGGCQEEEEEEEMESVAAGIEQLKQLSEAFDEAIAADERKQAVAHYRLLMAYNLRAVRQSERRPWASGRRRVRGLAGRVTPCGAE from the exons ATGGGCTGCGCGCTGGGGGCGGAGCGTCAGACCAATGGCAGCAGAGGATTCCTCCCGCAGGGTTCCAATAGACCAATGGGGAGGGCAAGAGCGAGGTCCCGGGGGCGGAGCACTGGACCAATGGGCGGTGGTCCTGGGCCCCGCGGCCAGTTTGAACCTGGTGGGCCACGGAATAGGACTTCGGGCCGGGGGGCGAGCACGAGGCAG GTCCAGGCCGCGGCAGGGATGACGTCGGTGTGGCCGGGGGTGGCCCGAGGCCGCAGGAGCCACCGGATGCTGACCGAGGAGAAGGGGAGCCCGAGCCCGGGCCGGAGGAAGCCACGGTCCGGCTCGCTGCGCTCCCGCCTGAGCCGGCGCCTGCCCCTGGGAGTCCTCGACGTCAACTTTGGGGACGGGCCCTCCTGGGAGCCGCTGGAGAGCCCGGAGCGCGTGCGGGTGGCCGCGGGCTCTGCCCGCAGGGCCCTGGGATCCGTGGCTCAG AAAATCCAGAAGTCCTGCCAGGGAAGCGGGCTGCGGAGAGACCCGGGCCGCGCCCCCGCCGGGAGCCCGCACCCATCCAGCAGGAGGAGGAGTGCCCGGCGCCCCCTCGCCACCCCGCCCTGCCAGGGCTCGGGGCTGAGAAGGCTCTCCACGTGGATCACCAAGGACCCCCTCCGTCCTCTGCGCAGGCGCTCCCAGCGGGCAGCTGCCCTCCTCAGCCCCTATTCTTCCCCGGCTCCTCTCTGCCCCACCAG GGGCGGATgccaggaggaggaagaggaggaggagatggagtcTGTGGCCGCGGGCATCGAGCAGCTGAAGCAGCTGTCTGAAGCCTTCGACGAGGCCATCGCCGCCGACGAGAG GAAGCAAGCAGTAGCTCATTACCGCCTGCTCATGGCCTACAACCTGAGGGCCGTGCGCCAGTCGGAGCGGCGCCCCTGGGCGTCTGGACGGAGGCGCGTCAGGGGACTGGCAGGCCGTGTGACCCCCTGCGGCGCGGAGTGA
- the PIMREG gene encoding protein PIMREG isoform X2, with translation MGCALGAERQTNGSRGFLPQGSNRPMGRARARSRGRSTGPMGGGPGPRGQFEPGGPRNRTSGRGASTRQAPVKGPPLTDLPFLPREVQAAAGMTSVWPGVARGRRSHRMLTEEKGSPSPGRRKPRSGSLRSRLSRRLPLGVLDVNFGDGPSWEPLESPERVRVAAGSARRALGSVAQKIQKSCQGSGLRRDPGRAPAGSPHPSSRRRSARRPLATPPCQGSGLRRLSTWITKDPLRPLRRRSQRAAALLSPYSSPAPLCPTRGGCQEEEEEEEMESVAAGIEQLKQLSEAFDEAIAADERKQAVAHYRLLMAYNLRAVRQSERRPWASGRRRVRGLAGRVTPCGAE, from the exons ATGGGCTGCGCGCTGGGGGCGGAGCGTCAGACCAATGGCAGCAGAGGATTCCTCCCGCAGGGTTCCAATAGACCAATGGGGAGGGCAAGAGCGAGGTCCCGGGGGCGGAGCACTGGACCAATGGGCGGTGGTCCTGGGCCCCGCGGCCAGTTTGAACCTGGTGGGCCACGGAATAGGACTTCGGGCCGGGGGGCGAGCACGAGGCAG GCTCCCGTTAAGGGCCCCCCCCTCACGGACCTGCCCTTCCTGCCCAGGGAGGTCCAGGCCGCGGCAGGGATGACGTCGGTGTGGCCGGGGGTGGCCCGAGGCCGCAGGAGCCACCGGATGCTGACCGAGGAGAAGGGGAGCCCGAGCCCGGGCCGGAGGAAGCCACGGTCCGGCTCGCTGCGCTCCCGCCTGAGCCGGCGCCTGCCCCTGGGAGTCCTCGACGTCAACTTTGGGGACGGGCCCTCCTGGGAGCCGCTGGAGAGCCCGGAGCGCGTGCGGGTGGCCGCGGGCTCTGCCCGCAGGGCCCTGGGATCCGTGGCTCAG AAAATCCAGAAGTCCTGCCAGGGAAGCGGGCTGCGGAGAGACCCGGGCCGCGCCCCCGCCGGGAGCCCGCACCCATCCAGCAGGAGGAGGAGTGCCCGGCGCCCCCTCGCCACCCCGCCCTGCCAGGGCTCGGGGCTGAGAAGGCTCTCCACGTGGATCACCAAGGACCCCCTCCGTCCTCTGCGCAGGCGCTCCCAGCGGGCAGCTGCCCTCCTCAGCCCCTATTCTTCCCCGGCTCCTCTCTGCCCCACCAG GGGCGGATgccaggaggaggaagaggaggaggagatggagtcTGTGGCCGCGGGCATCGAGCAGCTGAAGCAGCTGTCTGAAGCCTTCGACGAGGCCATCGCCGCCGACGAGAG GAAGCAAGCAGTAGCTCATTACCGCCTGCTCATGGCCTACAACCTGAGGGCCGTGCGCCAGTCGGAGCGGCGCCCCTGGGCGTCTGGACGGAGGCGCGTCAGGGGACTGGCAGGCCGTGTGACCCCCTGCGGCGCGGAGTGA
- the PIMREG gene encoding protein PIMREG isoform X6 produces MAAEDSSRRVPIDQWGGQERGPGGGALDQWAVVLGPAASLNLVGHGIGLRAGGRARGREVQAAAGMTSVWPGVARGRRSHRMLTEEKGSPSPGRRKPRSGSLRSRLSRRLPLGVLDVNFGDGPSWEPLESPERVRVAAGSARRALGSVAQKIQKSCQGSGLRRDPGRAPAGSPHPSSRRRSARRPLATPPCQGSGLRRLSTWITKDPLRPLRRRSQRAAALLSPYSSPAPLCPTRGGCQEEEEEEEMESVAAGIEQLKQLSEAFDEAIAADESDLTVALVQP; encoded by the exons ATGGCAGCAGAGGATTCCTCCCGCAGGGTTCCAATAGACCAATGGGGAGGGCAAGAGCGAGGTCCCGGGGGCGGAGCACTGGACCAATGGGCGGTGGTCCTGGGCCCCGCGGCCAGTTTGAACCTGGTGGGCCACGGAATAGGACTTCGGGCCGGGGGGCGAGCACGAGGCAG GGAGGTCCAGGCCGCGGCAGGGATGACGTCGGTGTGGCCGGGGGTGGCCCGAGGCCGCAGGAGCCACCGGATGCTGACCGAGGAGAAGGGGAGCCCGAGCCCGGGCCGGAGGAAGCCACGGTCCGGCTCGCTGCGCTCCCGCCTGAGCCGGCGCCTGCCCCTGGGAGTCCTCGACGTCAACTTTGGGGACGGGCCCTCCTGGGAGCCGCTGGAGAGCCCGGAGCGCGTGCGGGTGGCCGCGGGCTCTGCCCGCAGGGCCCTGGGATCCGTGGCTCAG AAAATCCAGAAGTCCTGCCAGGGAAGCGGGCTGCGGAGAGACCCGGGCCGCGCCCCCGCCGGGAGCCCGCACCCATCCAGCAGGAGGAGGAGTGCCCGGCGCCCCCTCGCCACCCCGCCCTGCCAGGGCTCGGGGCTGAGAAGGCTCTCCACGTGGATCACCAAGGACCCCCTCCGTCCTCTGCGCAGGCGCTCCCAGCGGGCAGCTGCCCTCCTCAGCCCCTATTCTTCCCCGGCTCCTCTCTGCCCCACCAG GGGCGGATgccaggaggaggaagaggaggaggagatggagtcTGTGGCCGCGGGCATCGAGCAGCTGAAGCAGCTGTCTGAAGCCTTCGACGAGGCCATCGCCGCCGACGAGAG TGACTTGACTGTTGCTCTCGTTCAACCCTGA
- the PIMREG gene encoding protein PIMREG isoform X4 → MAAEDSSRRVPIDQWGGQERGPGGGALDQWAVVLGPAASLNLVGHGIGLRAGGRARGREVQAAAGMTSVWPGVARGRRSHRMLTEEKGSPSPGRRKPRSGSLRSRLSRRLPLGVLDVNFGDGPSWEPLESPERVRVAAGSARRALGSVAQKIQKSCQGSGLRRDPGRAPAGSPHPSSRRRSARRPLATPPCQGSGLRRLSTWITKDPLRPLRRRSQRAAALLSPYSSPAPLCPTRGGCQEEEEEEEMESVAAGIEQLKQLSEAFDEAIAADERKQAVAHYRLLMAYNLRAVRQSERRPWASGRRRVRGLAGRVTPCGAE, encoded by the exons ATGGCAGCAGAGGATTCCTCCCGCAGGGTTCCAATAGACCAATGGGGAGGGCAAGAGCGAGGTCCCGGGGGCGGAGCACTGGACCAATGGGCGGTGGTCCTGGGCCCCGCGGCCAGTTTGAACCTGGTGGGCCACGGAATAGGACTTCGGGCCGGGGGGCGAGCACGAGGCAG GGAGGTCCAGGCCGCGGCAGGGATGACGTCGGTGTGGCCGGGGGTGGCCCGAGGCCGCAGGAGCCACCGGATGCTGACCGAGGAGAAGGGGAGCCCGAGCCCGGGCCGGAGGAAGCCACGGTCCGGCTCGCTGCGCTCCCGCCTGAGCCGGCGCCTGCCCCTGGGAGTCCTCGACGTCAACTTTGGGGACGGGCCCTCCTGGGAGCCGCTGGAGAGCCCGGAGCGCGTGCGGGTGGCCGCGGGCTCTGCCCGCAGGGCCCTGGGATCCGTGGCTCAG AAAATCCAGAAGTCCTGCCAGGGAAGCGGGCTGCGGAGAGACCCGGGCCGCGCCCCCGCCGGGAGCCCGCACCCATCCAGCAGGAGGAGGAGTGCCCGGCGCCCCCTCGCCACCCCGCCCTGCCAGGGCTCGGGGCTGAGAAGGCTCTCCACGTGGATCACCAAGGACCCCCTCCGTCCTCTGCGCAGGCGCTCCCAGCGGGCAGCTGCCCTCCTCAGCCCCTATTCTTCCCCGGCTCCTCTCTGCCCCACCAG GGGCGGATgccaggaggaggaagaggaggaggagatggagtcTGTGGCCGCGGGCATCGAGCAGCTGAAGCAGCTGTCTGAAGCCTTCGACGAGGCCATCGCCGCCGACGAGAG GAAGCAAGCAGTAGCTCATTACCGCCTGCTCATGGCCTACAACCTGAGGGCCGTGCGCCAGTCGGAGCGGCGCCCCTGGGCGTCTGGACGGAGGCGCGTCAGGGGACTGGCAGGCCGTGTGACCCCCTGCGGCGCGGAGTGA